In the Arachis ipaensis cultivar K30076 chromosome B10, Araip1.1, whole genome shotgun sequence genome, one interval contains:
- the LOC107624543 gene encoding cytochrome P450 78A5 — translation MKYLPSLCSFSLISIFLALLSLGTNSPFESIFSSSFSLWSLLTLFLTTAFPLLAISLNYWLVPGGFAWRNYQKLYKDYEKIHGPMGWPILGTLPYMGSLAHRKLAAMAVSLNAKRLMAVSLGSQPVIISSHPDTARQILCGSSFSDRPVKQSARLLMFERAIGFAPYGTYWHHLRKVAATHMFSPRSISGLESLRQEVADGMVERTWKEMEEKGVVEVRGILQEGSLNNVLESVFGSNNNSMSSKTREVLDEMVKEGYELISMFNWEDYFPFKFLDFYGVKRRCQKLAAKVNTVVGQIVENRKKSEDFVGQSDFLSALLSLPKEERFSDSDMVAILWEMIFRGTDTVAILLEWTMARLVLHPDIQTKARREIDDCVGPNGHVQDTDIPNLPYLQAIVKEVLRMHPPGPLLSWARLAIHDVQIDKVLVPRGTTAMVNMWAIAHDSSVWEDPWDFNPERFMKEDVSVMGSDMRLAPFGAGRRVCPGKALGLATVHLWLAKLLHHYIWVPVQPVDLSECLKLSNEMKNPLRCQVICR, via the exons ATGAAGTACTTGCCATCATTGTGCTCATTTTCACTTATCTCCATATTTCTAGCACTTCTTTCTCTTGGAACAAACTCACCATTTGAAAgcatcttctcttcttctttctctttatgGTCACTTCTTACTCTCTTTCTCACCACAGCCTTTCCTCTTCTTGCTATCTCCCTTAACTATTGGCTTGTCCCAGGAGGCTTTGCATGGAGAAACTACCAAAAACTTTACAAGGACTATGAAAAAATCCATGGTCCTATGGGCTGGCCCATACTGGGGACTTTGCCCTACATGGGCTCCCTAGCCCATAGGAAACTCGCTGCCATGGCCGTTTCGCTAAATGCGAAAAGACTCATGGCAGTGAGTTTAGGGTCCCAACCTGTTATCATAAGCAGTCACCCTGACACCGCAAGACAAATTCTATGTGGTTCTAGTTTTTCAGATCGTCCAGTCAAACAGTCAGCAAGGTTGCTAATGTTTGAGCGTGCCATAGGGTTTGCACCCTATGGCACGTACTGGCACCACCTTCGCAAGGTAGCGGCCACGCACATGTTCTCTCCACGAAGTATTTCCGGCCTAGAGAGTCTCAGGCAAGAAGTGGCCGATGGAATGGTGGAGAGAACGTGGAAGGAGATGGAAGAGAAAGGGGTGGTAGAAGTTAGGGGAATATTACAAGAAGGATCTCTTAACAATGTTTTGGAGAGTGTGTTTGGTAGTAATAATAATTCTATGAGTTCAAAAACAAGAGAGGTTTTGGATGAAATGGTTAAAGAAGGGTATGAGTTGATTTCCATGTTCAACTGGGAAGATTATTTCCCTTTTAAGTTCTTAGACTTCTATGGAGTGAAAAGAAGGTGTCAAAAATTGGCGGCTAAGGTCAACACTGTGGTGGGTCAAATTgttgaaaacagaaaaaaatctgAGGATTTTGTTGGACAGAGTGATTTTCTTAGCGCTTTGCTTTCTTTGCCCAAAGAAGAAAGGTTTAGTGATTCAGATATGGTGGCTATTTTGTGG GAAATGATATTCCGGGGAACAGATACAGTTGCTATACTCCTTGAATGGACCATGGCTAGGCTGGTGTTACACCCAGACATACAAACCAAAGCCCGCCGGGAGATCGACGATTGCGTGGGCCCGAACGGTCACGTGCAGGACACGGACATCCCAAATCTCCCTTACCTCCAAGCCATAGTGAAGGAGGTTCTCCGAATGCATCCACCAGGTCCATTGCTCTCATGGGCCCGGCTTGCAATCCATGATGTCCAGATAGACAAAGTTTTAGTGCCACGTGGCACAACTGCAATGGTCAACATGTGGGCAATAGCACATGACTCATCTGTATGGGAAGATCCATGGGATTTTAACCCCGAAAGATTCATGAAGGAAGATGTGTCCGTCATGGGATCGGACATGAGGCTCGCACCCTTCGGTGCTGGCCGAAGGGTGTGCCCCGGTAAGGCACTGGGCTTGGCAACGGTTCATCTCTGGCTTGCTAAACTTCTCCACCATTACATATGGGTTCCGGTGCAGCCTGTGGATCTTTCAGAATGCCTCAAGCTCTCTAATGAGATGAAAAACCCTTTAAGGTGCCAAGTGATTTGCAGATAG